One stretch of Arachis hypogaea cultivar Tifrunner chromosome 20, arahy.Tifrunner.gnm2.J5K5, whole genome shotgun sequence DNA includes these proteins:
- the LOC112783951 gene encoding peroxisomal ATPase PEX1-like isoform X2 → MEFEVELVAAIDNCFVSLPLPLIQTLQSTRSSPLPHILALELRSPTHPPNLWFVAWSGATSSPSAIKVSKQFVECISLPNHGTVQVRAAFNVAHASLVTIEPHTEDDWEVLELNSEQAEAAILNQNSSTISR, encoded by the exons ATGGAATTCGAGGTGGAGCTTGTTGCCGCCATCGACAATTGCTTCGTCTCCCTTCCCCTCCCTCTCATCCAAACTCTCCAATCCACGCGCTCCTCTCCTCTCCCTCACATACTCGCCCTCGAGCTTCGTTCTCCCACCCACCCTCCCAACCTATGGTTCGTCGCTTGGTCCGGCGCCACTTCTTCTCCCTCCGCCATCAAG GTTTCGAAACAATTTGTGGAGTGCATTTCGTTGCCGAATCACGGTACTGTTCAGGTGAGAGCTGCTTTCAATGTGGCTCATGCTTCTCTTGTTACGATAGAGCCTCACACCGAGGATGATTGGGAGGTTTTGGAACTCAATTCCGAACAAGCTGAGGCTGCTATCCTCAACCAG AATTCTTCAACTATTTCTCGATGA
- the LOC112783951 gene encoding peroxisomal ATPase PEX1-like isoform X1: MEFEVELVAAIDNCFVSLPLPLIQTLQSTRSSPLPHILALELRSPTHPPNLWFVAWSGATSSPSAIKVSKQFVECISLPNHGTVQVRAAFNVAHASLVTIEPHTEDDWEVLELNSEQAEAAILNQVFVIVVHSLLQQGIVQDLD; encoded by the exons ATGGAATTCGAGGTGGAGCTTGTTGCCGCCATCGACAATTGCTTCGTCTCCCTTCCCCTCCCTCTCATCCAAACTCTCCAATCCACGCGCTCCTCTCCTCTCCCTCACATACTCGCCCTCGAGCTTCGTTCTCCCACCCACCCTCCCAACCTATGGTTCGTCGCTTGGTCCGGCGCCACTTCTTCTCCCTCCGCCATCAAG GTTTCGAAACAATTTGTGGAGTGCATTTCGTTGCCGAATCACGGTACTGTTCAGGTGAGAGCTGCTTTCAATGTGGCTCATGCTTCTCTTGTTACGATAGAGCCTCACACCGAGGATGATTGGGAGGTTTTGGAACTCAATTCCGAACAAGCTGAGGCTGCTATCCTCAACCAGGTTTTTGTGATTGTTGTTCATTCACTTCTCCAACAGGGCATAGTTCAAGACTTGGATTAA
- the LOC140183280 gene encoding uncharacterized protein → MVRGRDIKIQTHAGNFRRIQEFVGYYDPLQYPLLFPFGTHGWDMNTRTQSGNKVSCRTYYNYMLQIRPDNHSTVLQVGRLLQQYVVDNYVKIETENVGRRTILPSLFVGSRRDMTQRYDDGMIIVLKEGKSDIFLTMTCNPSWSEIASELSPTQTPQDRSDLTTKIFRAKFEQLKEDVITKGVLGKVKSYIYITEFEKRGLPHVHMLLILENNDKLSDPTTFT, encoded by the exons ATGGTGCGTGGACGAGATATCAAGATTCAAACTCATGCTGGTAATTTCAGAAGGATTCAAGAATTTGTTGGCTATTATGATCCACTAcaatatcctcttctttttccatTTGGAACGCATGGATGGGATATGAATACTCGAACTCAAAGTGGGAACAAAGTATCATGCCGGACATATTATAACTATATGCTCCAG ATCCGTCCCGATAATCACTCAACAGTTTTGCAAGTGGGGCGACTTCTTCAACAATATGTTGTTGACAACTATGTGAAAATAGAAACAG AAAATGTTGGTAGAAGAACGATATTACCATCGTTGTTCGTGGGCAGTCGTCGAGACATGACCCAACGGTACGATGATGGAATGATTATTGTTCTTAAAGAAGGCAAATCGGATATTTTTCTCACTATGACATGCAATCCATCATGGTCAGAAATAGCTTCGGAGCTCAGCCCTACTCAAACTCCACAGGATCGTTCGGATCTAACAACTAAGATTTTCAGAGCCAAATTCGAACAATTAAAGGAGGATGTTATTACCAAGGGTGTATTGGGAAAGGtgaaaagttatatttatatCACTGAATTTGAGAAAAGAGGATTACCACACGTACATATGTTGCTAATCTTAGAAAATAATGACAAGTTGAGTGATCCTACCACATTTACATGA
- the LOC112786561 gene encoding F-box/kelch-repeat protein At3g23880-like, with product MRRDPIADDVDVDVDVDADADAVPRKGKVVTTKPPPILSDELIEEILLRIPARSLVRLRNSVCRSWRTLISSSQFAKDHLRRSMAVDPALTHPRIAYYSETYVYPTIGVFSVRSVMENPPHEPTKVVPYDYEGSFRLIIGSCNGLLCLRDEEGQDGFIISHRAMLWNPCTGFTSQPLEIGGLLSICGFGYDHVNDKYKLFALVKKKSGESVSRMFTFGPNSTWRTIQDFSHKIRNRNYRGSMVDHVGLFVSGTGTLNWLFHRYLSFVWVLSLDLVKETYNQFFLPGRDSDDDHWVAPQLGILRDCLAVCYETKKTHWTVWLMKDYGVPQSWTKLAIIPHHPLLDRRPSSLRPIYMLKNVLLVFSPCDKFVLCNLSDGSVDFPNIDSSSDDMPRHRPLTQRSYARIFQLYHESLVSPSHFGLPSCSSEMRLGLHMDRIISAYLR from the coding sequence ATGAGGAGGGATCCGATTGCtgatgatgttgatgttgatgttgatgttgatgctGATGCTGATGCTGTTCCGAGGAAGGGGAAGGTTGTCACGACAAAACCACCACCTATCCTTTCGGACGAGCTCATAGAGGAAATCCTGCTGAGGATACCGGCGAGGTCTCTCGTTCGATTAAGGAACAGCGTCTGCAGATCATGGAGAACCCTAATTTCCAGTTCCCAATTTGCCAAGGACCACCTTCGACGTTCAATGGCGGTGGATCCAGCCTTGACCCACCCACGTATTGCCTATTATAGCGAAACCTACGTATACCCCACAATCGGAGTGTTTTCCGTACGATCTGTGATGGAGAACCCTCCCCATGAACCCACTAAAGTAGTTCCCTATGACTATGAGGGAAGCTTCCGCCTCATTATTGGCTCTTGCAATGGATTGCTGTGCTTGCGCGATGAAGAGGGCCAGGATGGATTTATAATCTCCCATCGTGCCATGCTGTGGAACCCCTGCACTGGATTCACTTCTCAGCCGCTTGAAATTGGAGGTCTCCTCTCCATTTGCGGATTCGGTTATGATCATGTGAATGACAAGTATAAGCTTTTTGCACTTGTGAAAAAGAAATCAGGCGAATCCGTCTCCAGAATGTTTACATTCGGCCCAAATTCTACCTGGAGAACAATCCAGGATTTCTCCCATAAAATTCGTAACCGCAATTACAGGGGTTCTATGGTGGATCATGTAGGGCTTTTTGTAAGTGGCACTGGCACTCTTAATTGGCTTTTTCACCGCTATCTTAGTTTTGTGTGGGTTCTTTCCCTTGACTTGGTCAAAGAGACTTATAATCAGTTTTTCCTTCCCGGCAGGGATTCAGATGATGATCACTGGGTGGCTCCCCAATTGGGTATCTTGAGGGATTGTCTTGCTGTTTGTTATGAGACTAAGAAAACTCATTGGACTGTCTGGTTGATGAAGGACTATGGAGTTCCTCAGTCTTGGACTAAATTGGCCATAATCCCCCACCACCCGCTACTCGATCGTCGTCCTTCAAGCCTACGGCCTATATACATGTTGAAAAATGTTCTTCTTGTGTTTTCTCCGTGTGACAAGTTTGTTTTATGTAACTTAAGTGATGGCAGCGTAGATTTTCCTAATATTGACAGCTCCAGTGATGACATGCCCAGACATCGTCCTTTAACTCAGCGTTCATATGCAAGGATCTTTCAACTCTATCATGAAAGCTTAGTTTCACCGTCGCACTTTGGTCTTCCAAGCTGCTCATCTGAGATGCGGTTAGGGCTGCatatggatcggataatatctgCATATCTGCGGtaa
- the LOC112783898 gene encoding serine carboxypeptidase-like 20 — translation MVGANRIVSLFLFHFFLVTQSAPTKNIVNQVPGFDGKLPSKHYAGYVTVDEDHGKNLYYYFVESECDPKKDPVVLWLNGGPGCSSFDGFVYEHGPFNFEKPKAKGVLPKLTLNKYSWSKVSNIIYLDSPAGVGFSYAKNESAYETGDIRVAHDTHVFLLKWFQLYPEFQHNQFFLAGESFAGIYVPTLANNIVKGIEDARMQPIINFKGYMIGNGVCDDKFDGNALVPFAYGMGLISEEIFKETESVCKGSYYNPQTKDCASQLSKVNQLISGLNIYNILEPCYHSNGTDTRSTRSNNNRLPESFKQLGVTERALPVRKRMFGRAWPYGAIVKNGIVPSWPQLTHGGLDVPCTDDEVASEWLNNDAVRKVLHTADKSLVKKWILCTDKLTYHHPLGSMIKYHQYLTFRGYRALIFSGDHDMCVPYTGSQAWTSSLGYKIIDEWRPWFVDGQVAGFTQGYEFNLTFLTIKGAGHTVPEYKPKESLHFYKQFIHGKKI, via the exons GTATGTGACGGTAGATGAAGATCATGGAAAGAAcctatattattattttgttgaatCAGAGTGCGACCCGAAAAAGGACCCGGTGGTTCTATGGCTTAATGGTGGACCCGGTTGTTCCAGCTTCGATGGTTTTGTATATGAGCATG GTCCATTTAATTTTGAGAAACCAAAGGCTAAAGGAGTCTTGCCTAAGTTGACTCTCAACAAATATAGTTGGTCAAAG GTTTCAAATATCATATACTTGGATTCTCCTGCTGGAGTTGGGTTCTCTTACGCAAAAAATGAATCAGCTTATGAAACTGGGGATATAAGAGTTGCCCATGATACACACGTTTTTCTCCTTAAG TGGTTTCAACTGTACCCCGAGTTCCAACACAACCAATTTTTCTTAGCTGGAGAATCATTTGCTGGGATTTATGTGCCTACTCTTGCTAATAACATAGTCAAAG GAATTGAAGATGCAAGGATGCAGCCAATAATAAATTTCAAG GGTTACATGATAGGAAATGGTGTCTGTGATGATAAATTTGATGGCAATGCTCTTGTTCCGTTTGCATATGGGATGGGTCTTATTTCTGAAGAAATATTCAAG GAGACAGAAAGTGTTTGCAAAGGAAGCTACTACAATCCTCAAACTAAGGATTGCGCATCACAGCTTTCTAAAGTAAACCAG CTTATTAGTGGGCTAAACATATATAACATTTTGGAACCATGTTACCATAGCAATGGAACAGACACAAGAAGTACAAGATCTAATAATAATAGGTTGCCAGAAAGCTTTAAGCAATTGGGTGTAACAGAGAGAGCTTTGCCAGTTCGGAAGAGAATGTTTGGTCGTGCATGGCCTTATGGAGCTATTGTCAAAAATGGAATTGTCCCATCTTGGCCACAACTCACCCATGGAGGTCTTGATGTTCCATGCACT GATGATGAAGTTGCTTCCGAATGGTTGAACAATGATGCAGTTAGAAAAGTACTTCACACAGCAGAT AAAAGTTTGGTTAAGAAATGGATATTATGCACAGACAAACTGACTTACCACCATCCTCTTGGAAGCATGATCAAGTATCACCAATACCTAACCTTCCGCGGTTATCGAGCACTTATATTTAG TGGTGATCATGACATGTGTGTTCCATACACCGGAAGCCAAGCATGGACAAGTTCATTGGGATATAAGATTATAGATGAATGGAGGCCTTGGTTTGTAGATGGTCAAGTTGCCGG GTTTACACAAGGATACGAATTCAATCTTACATTTTTAACCATAAAG GGAGCTGGCCACACTGTTCCAGAATATAAGCCTAAAGAGTCATTGCACTTTTACAAACAATTTATTCATGGAAAGAAAATATGA